In the Campylobacter lari genome, GTTTACCTGGTGGTGGATTTGGTTTTTCAATGCATTATTCAGGTGGTGGACAAGCATTTTCAGGTGTAAGATTACCGGTAGGCTTACCACAAGGTAAAAATAATCTTGATACTAACATCCCTGCAGGTAGAATTTCAGAAGCAATATTAAATCCAGGTAAAACAGTTAAATTTAAAGGTAAAGAAATCACCTATCCAAAAATCAAACTTATGTATGTAGTTGGTGCTTCTGTATTAGGTCATCATCCAAATACAAATGAGCTTATTAAAGCTTTAAGAACTCTTGATACGCTAATTGTACATGAACCTTGGTGGACGCCTATGGCAAAAATGGCTGATATTGTATTACCTTCAACCACAACCTTAGAAAGAGATGATATTAGTTTTGGTGGTTCTTATTCTCAAGATTATGTTTATGCTATGAAAAAGGTAATTGAGCCTTATTTTGAAAGTAGAAATGATTATGATATTTTTGAAGAATTGGCAAAAAGAATAGGTGAAAGAGAGCATAAAAAATTCACTGGAAATAAAACAAAAGAGCAGTGGCTTGAAGGTTTTTATGGCAGAAGTGATTGTCCTTATTATATGGAATTTGCTGATTTTTGGAAACAAGGCTTTATTCACTTTGAAGCTCCAAAAGAAGCATATGACTTCGTAAGACACTCTGAATTTAGAGCCGATCCTGTAGTAAATAAACTTGCAACAGAAAGTGGAAAAATTCAAATTTATTCACCAAAATTTGAAAAATATAACTTGGAAGACTTTAAAGCACATCCAACTTGGTTTGAACCAGCTGAGTGGTTAGGTAATGAAAAATTAGTTAAAAAATATCCTTTCCATTTATTAAGTCCACATCCAAGATATAGAGTGCATTCTCAGCTTGATAATACTTGGGTAAGAGATTTGTATAAAATTCAAGGTAGAGAACCTGTGATGATTAATACAAACGATGCTAAAAAGCTTGGTATTACACACGGGGAAGTTGTAGAAGTATATAATGATCGCGGATCGCTTTTAGCGGGGGCTTTTGTAACAGATAATATCATGGAAGGGGTTGTTAGTATCCAAGAGGGTGCTTGGTATGATCCTGAAGATGTAAGCGATAGTAAACCAAGATGTAATGCAGGTCATGTAAATGTTTTAACAAGTTCAAGACCAACTTCAACTATGGCTCAAGCAACCAGTGTAAATACTTGTCTAGTGGGTATTAAAAAATTAAAAGAAGTTATAAAACCTTATAACTCAACTACCCCACCAGAAATCATAGGAGCTTAATAATGAAGAAAATTATGCTAGTATTGATTTTTTTAGCCAATGCTTTATTTGCTAAAGATATGTTTGTTTTTAATGAAAAAGTGGATCTTTTAGATGGTGTTAGTAAGAAGGTAGTAGGACAAATTTATGAAGGCTCTAAAGTAGAGCTTATAAAAGAAGAAGGTGAATATTCTTTAATCAAAGTTAAAGGTGAGGTTGTGGAGTCAAATCCAAAAAGTCTTGCCTATACTAAAGATGGAATTTATCTTTTGCTTACTTTAAATGCTAAAAATGCAAGCAATGAAATGGAATTTTTAGTTAAAAGTAAAGATTTAACTGATCAAGAAATTCTTGCTTGGGATGAGATAGAATTAACTTATTATGATACTTGTACAAGTTGTCATGCAGCGCATAAACCAAAAGAACATTTAATGGAAGAATGGGATGCGTACTTATCTGCTATGCAAGGTTTTGCAAAAATTACTGATGCAGAAAAAGATAGAATTTTAAGATTTTTACAATCTCACGCAAGTAATGGTCCTGTAAAACTTGACTAGTCAAAAATGAAAAGGTATTTACTAGCTGTTTTATTTTTTGATTTTTGTGCTTTATTATATGGCATAAGTACTTTATCTATAAGCTACAATGAAGCACAAATTTATTTTTACGATCATAGTTTAATTGCTATGATCGCTAGATTTGGCACTGCTCTTTTTGGTCAAAATGATTTTGGATTAAGACTACCTTTTGTTTTATTGCATTCTTTAAGTTGTGTTTTATTGTACATTTTGGCTTTAAGATATACTAAAACCTCTTTTGATGCTTTTATTTCCGTGGTGCTTTTTATATTACTCCCTGGTAGTGTTGCTAGCGCTTTACTTATTAATGAATCAAGCATCGTGATATTTTTTACACTTTTAATTTTAGTATTATTTGAATATAAGAAAATATTTTTATTTTATGTTTTATTAGTTTTAGTTCTTTTTGTAGATGGAAATTTTGCAATTTTATACTTATCTTTTTTCTTCTATGCTATTTATAAAAAAGATAAATTACTTATTGCGTGTTCTTTGATTTTATTTGCTATCGCAATGAGTGTTTATGGATTTGATGCAAGTGGAAAGCCTAAAGGGTATTTTTTGGATACTTTGGGTATTTTTGCAGCTTGTTTTTCCCCTTTGATTTTTCTTTATTTTTTTTACGTTGTTTATAGAATTCTTTTGCAAGATGATAAGCCACTTTTATGGTTTATTAGCGCAACTACTTTTGTTTTTTGTTTAATTTTTTCTATAAGACAAAGACTTTTTTTAGAAGACTTTTTACCTTTTTGTGTGGTTTGTACCCCTTTATTGATTCGTTATTTAATGTCTTCTTATCGTTCAAGAATGCCGCAACTGCGCTTAAAACATAAAATTTTTATAGAATGTTCTTTAGTTTTTTTACTATTTTTTTATCTTGGTATCATTTTTAATCAAAGTTTTTATTATTTATTAAAAGATCCAAAAAAACATTTTGCCTATGATTATCATATAGCTAAAGAATTAGCTCTAAATTTAAAACAACACAATCTTACGCATATTTTTACTCAAGATAAAGAACTAGCCCTAAGACTAAAATTCTATGGTATTTCTAAAGGCAAACTGGAGCTTCATTCTAGTAAAGAAGTTAGTAAGATTTATGTTAGTTTGGGCAAGCATAAAGTTTATTATTCTATAAAATGAAACAAGCTTTTACTTTAATAGAACTAGTTTTTGTTTGTATAATATTATCCTTATTATTTTCTATGGCTTATGTTTATTATAAGCCCGATTATTTACGCTTGGGAGCTGAGCAAGTTTTAAATGATATTAAATACACAAGACATTTAGCTTTAATACAAAATGATTTTAGAGCAAAAGAATTTAATATTGCTAAACGAGAGTGGTTTAAGGCTAAATGGCAGCTGTATTTTATACGCTCAAAATCTGCTACCAATAACGAGCAAACCTATACCATTTTTTTAGATAAAAATGGCGATGGTAATGCAAATATAGGTAAAAATATGATCAATAAAGACAGAGAAATAGCTGTTGATCTTATCAATCCAGATATATTAATGAACTCAGGCCAAAGTGGAGTGATAAATCAAAATGATTTCAAAGCAAATTTAAAATACAATATAGAAAAAACTTATGGTATATCTAAGGTTTTATTTGAAGGTGCTTGTAAAGGAAGCACGCGTTTGATTTTTGATGATTACGGTCGTTTATATACACCTTTAAAAAATGCTACACGCACTTATGATAAACTTACTTCTTTTAATAATGATTGCATTATAAGATTATCTAATAACCAAAATGAGCATATATGCATTATTATAAATCCCATTAGTGGCTATGCTTATATTCCTAAATTTACTTCCCATAAAGAGCAAAATATAATTTTAAACAATAAGCAAATATTTTGTCATAATTTATAATTATTTTTTATTTTTTTATTAATAATTTATTTTAATTTTGCTAAATTTTTAATAAATTATTACAAGGAGTATTAATGTTTAAGTTTAACAGTCTTTCTAATAAATTAACAAGTATAGTTTGTTTTTTTGATAGTTATTATCTTAGCTATAGTTAATATACTTAATTATTATGATTCTAAGAAAAGCACTAGCTATTATTTAGAAGAAATCCAAAAGAAAACCATGTTTGATGTAAATTATATGTACTCAAGTTATTCAAATAGCAAAAGAAATATCATAGAGTCATTAGCATATAGTTTGAGTGCAATTGCTTATAATTCTAGTGATAGAGAAATTTTTAGTGTTTTAGATACTGCAAAAAGATCAGGTGGTTTTGATACTGTACATTTTGGTTTAGAAGATTCGGGTAAAGATTATCAAATTGATACTAAATTTAATCTTCACAGCGATCCTAGCAAATTTGATCCAAGAACAAGACCATAGTATAAGGATGCTAAAACAGCAGGAAAACTAATTGTTACTGATCCTTATAAAAGTATAGTTTTGAATGGACAGGTGGTTGTAACATATTCCATTCCGGTTTTTGATAATGGTAAAAAATTCATAGGTGTAGTGAGTGGGGTTTATAACCTTAACACTTTCTCTAAAGATGTTTTAGCTATTGGTCATTCTGAAAGCTCCTATGCAGGTGTATATGATAAAGAGGGTGTTATTGTTTTTCATGAAGACAAAGATAGAATGCTCACCAAAAACGATTTAAGTATCAACATAGCTAATGCCGTTAAAGCAAATCCTGATTTGATTGATCCAACTAAACAAGAAACCTTGTTCTATGCTAAAGACGATCAAGGAAAAACTCAAGTAGTAACTTGTAACCAAGCACTAAATCCTAAATATATGGTTTGTTCTATTACAGATGAATCTGTATATACTGATGCAGTTAATAAAGTATTATTTCAACAAATCATCATTGCATTAATAGCTATAGCAGTGGCTTTACTTTTAGTAAGATTTGCTATTATCAAAAACTTAAAACCTATTGCAGTTATCACTACCGGTCTCAACTCTTTCTTTGATTTCATCAATCATAAAACTAAAGATTCAGCTATGATAGATGTTAAAACAAATGATGAGCTTGGTGCTATGGCAAAAGCTATCAATGAAAACATCACCAAAACTAAAAATGCATTAGAACAAGATGCTAAAGCAGTAGAACAATCAGTAGATACAGCTAAAGAAATAGAAGGTGGTAATCTAACAGCTAGAATTACTGCAATTCCTGCTAATCCTCAATTAGTAGAATTAAAAAATGTATTAAATGAAATGCTAAATGTATTAGAACAAAAGGTTGGTTCTAATATGAATGAAATTAATAGAGTATTTGATAGCTATAAGGCATTAGACTTTACTACTGAAGTTAAAAATGCTAAAGGTGGAGTTGAAGTAACTACTAATGTATTAGGTCAAGAAATCGTAGCTATGCTAAGACAATCATCTGAATTTGCTTCTTTATTAGCAGATGAAAGTGGTAAATTACAAAGTGCTGTTAAGAACTTAACAGATTCTTCATCTTCTCAAGCTTCTTCTTTAGAAGAAACAGCAGCAGCACTAGAAGAGATTACTTCTTCTATGCAAAATGTATCGCATAAAACTAGTGAAGTTATTGCTCAAAGTGAAGAGATTAAAAATGTTACTTCTATAATAGGTGATATTGCAGATCAAATTAACTTGCTTGCATTAAATGCTGCTATTGAAGCAGCTCGTGCAGGAGAACACGGTCGTGGCTTTGCTGTTGTTGCAGATGAAGTTAGAAACCTAGCTGAAAGAACTCAAAAGTCTTTAGGTGAGATTGAAGCTAATACTAATATCTTAGTTCAATCTATTAATGAAATGGGTGAGAGTATTAAAGAACAAACTACAGGTATTACTCAAATAAATGATGCTGTAGCACAAATTGATCATGTAACCCAAGAGAACTTAAAGATAGCAAAAGATAGTGCAGCTATATCTGATAATGTAAATAAAATAGCTAATGATATCTTAGAGGATGCTAGGAAGAAGAAGTTTTAGAAAGTAATGAAAACTAACTCCCTCAGTTTCCATACATTAACTATCAAAGAGCATAATTACATTTGTAAAAGCAAACATTCATAGATAACTCCTTAGTTTTTAAAGATCTAGTTTCAAACTAGATCTTTAAAGATATATCTATCTACTTATATTAATACTATATAATCTAATATATTTTATATTGTTTTTATTTACTTTAAGAATTCTTATATAAAACTATGCTATAATACAAGCCATAGTTTTAATTTTAATAAGGAGAATTCTCATGAAACTAGTTAAACTTAGTTTAGTAGCAGCTTTAGCTGCAGGTGCTTTTTCAGCAGCTAACGCTGTTTCACTTGAAGAAGCTATAAAAGATGTTGATGTATCAGGAATGTTCAGATACAGATTTGAATCTGATAGACAAGAAATTGGTAATGCAGTTCAAGCGGAAGGTTATAACAACACCAAAGAAAACAAACACAGATTTAAATCTCAATTAAACTTCAAAGCAGCTTTAGATGATAACTTTAAAGCTTTTGTTCAATTCCAATACAGCACAAATGAAGCTGGCTTTGGTACAGGTAATCAAACAGTTACAAATAAAACTTTCAATGTTCAACAAGCTTACTTAGAATACACTAACGAAGCTTACGCTACAAATGTAACTTTCGGTAAAATGGAAGTTGGCTCTATTTGGACTGATGACTTAGTAGGAACAGGAGCTAAAGTAGTAAACACTTCTATTGAAGGTTTAACTTTCGCAGGTTATTGGTTTGATAGCTTTAATGCTGAAGATGATGGTGATACTGCAATTGAAGATGGAATCAATATGGCTAAATCTTCACTATATGGTGCTGCTGTATTAGGTGATTTTGATCCATTTGCATTCCAATTATGGGCAGCTTACTCAAATAATTATGCATTCTTATATGCAATAGATGCTAGCTATAAATTTGCATTTAATGATGCTAATTTCAAAATCCAAGGTCAATATCTAGGAAATAGTGTTGATAGCGATACAGAAAAACGCTTAAATGCAGACAATAGTAACTTCTACGCTGCTCAAATCCAAGCAAATATTTCAGCATTTGATTTCCAAGCTGGTGTAGTTGGTTATGGTGAAAAAGACAAAAATACTATTGTTGTATTAGAAGATAAAGGTAGAGTGATTGCTCCAGGTGAACAAATTTTCTATTCTGATGGTAGTAAATTAACTGGAGATATGGGTGAAAACTTCTTCTATTTTGCAGGTTTAGGTTATACTTTTGCTGAAACTGTAAGAGTAGGATTTGACTATATCGGTGGTAAAACTGAATATGCAGCAGGTATCCCTGATACAGATAAAAACGAATACATAGCAAGAGTATCTTATAAATACAGCCCAAAACTTACATTTAGTGGCTTCTATTCTTACTTAACTGAAGATAATCATAATGGTGTAAAAGATCAGGATGCTGACGATCAATTCATCAGACTTGAAGCTCTATATAAATTCTAATTATAAAAGCTAAGCCAAAAGGCTTAGCTTACTATATCTAAAATTATCTCTTCTTTTAATCCTTGTATTTTAATTTCTTTTATTTTTAAATCATTAGGTAAGTTTTCAAGCAAAGCTTCTTTACTATGTATATTTTTATTTGCTAATATTCTTAACATTTTACCCCTATAAGCTTTTGCAAAATGGCTTAAAGTTTTGGAATTTTTTAAAAAAGTGAGAGTTAAAAAAGGCCTTTTAATAGTATAAAATTTTTCATAAAATTTAGCTCTAAGATCAATTATCAATTCATTTTCTAAAAATTTATCAATCTCATCAGAAAAATTATCTTTATAAAATTTTTCTATATTAAAATCTTTGATTTTCTCTCCTTGCTTTAATTTATAATAAGGTATTAAATCTTTTGCTAAAATAGGACCAAAAAGATTAGAAAAAATCAAAACATTCACATCTATGTATTCTCTTGAAACCTCACTTAAATTTTCATAGTCTAAATAATCAAAAGCAACTCCATTGTATCTTTGGATAGCTTTAATTGTGTCTTTTGTTATGATATCTTGAGTTAGTTCCTGCATTTCATTTTTATCTTTTATACCAAAAAACTTTTCAAGTTCACTTTCACTGCATTGTTTTATATGATTTTTATATTTTGTAAGCACTTCTAGTCTTTTGCTATATAAGTTACTAAAAACAAAAGAGTTTTCATTTATACAAGTTTGTGAGTTCGTTTTACTTTTGCTTTCACTAGGTGAAAATAAGATTTTCATTTTAAATCCTTTATTTTTTTAAAAAATTATACAAAATTATTTAAAACACTTGACATTAATTCAAAATTACATTATAATTCAACTTTATTTTTTGCTGGTTTAGCTCAGTTGGTAGAGCAGCTGCCTTGTAAGCAGCAGGTCGGGGGTTCAAGTCCCTTAACCAGCTCCATTGTTAATAGCAGTGT is a window encoding:
- a CDS encoding molybdopterin guanine dinucleotide-containing S/N-oxide reductase, with protein sequence MRLTRRKFLKGLAATSAIASVNPLIAASEGTKFYDTKKIPHATHFGAFWAEVNSEGKLVKVTPQQSDKHPSIITDAIIDRTYSDTRVKYPCVRKSFLEGKKRPKLRGKEPFVRVSWEKALELVLEKLKETPIENLFNASYGAWGHVGLLHNCNSVAGRFFNTALGGHIGTDGEYSNGAAGKVNASIVGDLEVYSLQTSHEVILENTQVYVLWGADLYKCNQIDFKVANRGNDEYYKKYSKSNIKFISIDPQYTQTAEILNAQWIKIRPNTDVALMLGMMNYLYKSGKYDKKFIEKYTDGFDKFLPYLLGKTDGIDKTPAWAANITGVEEKVITVLADTFVKNRTFLAGNWAMQRAHHGEQADWTLMVLASMIGQVGLPGGGFGFSMHYSGGGQAFSGVRLPVGLPQGKNNLDTNIPAGRISEAILNPGKTVKFKGKEITYPKIKLMYVVGASVLGHHPNTNELIKALRTLDTLIVHEPWWTPMAKMADIVLPSTTTLERDDISFGGSYSQDYVYAMKKVIEPYFESRNDYDIFEELAKRIGEREHKKFTGNKTKEQWLEGFYGRSDCPYYMEFADFWKQGFIHFEAPKEAYDFVRHSEFRADPVVNKLATESGKIQIYSPKFEKYNLEDFKAHPTWFEPAEWLGNEKLVKKYPFHLLSPHPRYRVHSQLDNTWVRDLYKIQGREPVMINTNDAKKLGITHGEVVEVYNDRGSLLAGAFVTDNIMEGVVSIQEGAWYDPEDVSDSKPRCNAGHVNVLTSSRPTSTMAQATSVNTCLVGIKKLKEVIKPYNSTTPPEIIGA
- a CDS encoding monoheme c-type cytochrome, with protein sequence MKKIMLVLIFLANALFAKDMFVFNEKVDLLDGVSKKVVGQIYEGSKVELIKEEGEYSLIKVKGEVVESNPKSLAYTKDGIYLLLTLNAKNASNEMEFLVKSKDLTDQEILAWDEIELTYYDTCTSCHAAHKPKEHLMEEWDAYLSAMQGFAKITDAEKDRILRFLQSHASNGPVKLD
- a CDS encoding glycosyltransferase family 39 protein, which translates into the protein MKRYLLAVLFFDFCALLYGISTLSISYNEAQIYFYDHSLIAMIARFGTALFGQNDFGLRLPFVLLHSLSCVLLYILALRYTKTSFDAFISVVLFILLPGSVASALLINESSIVIFFTLLILVLFEYKKIFLFYVLLVLVLFVDGNFAILYLSFFFYAIYKKDKLLIACSLILFAIAMSVYGFDASGKPKGYFLDTLGIFAACFSPLIFLYFFYVVYRILLQDDKPLLWFISATTFVFCLIFSIRQRLFLEDFLPFCVVCTPLLIRYLMSSYRSRMPQLRLKHKIFIECSLVFLLFFYLGIIFNQSFYYLLKDPKKHFAYDYHIAKELALNLKQHNLTHIFTQDKELALRLKFYGISKGKLELHSSKEVSKIYVSLGKHKVYYSIK
- a CDS encoding pilus assembly FimT family protein yields the protein MKQAFTLIELVFVCIILSLLFSMAYVYYKPDYLRLGAEQVLNDIKYTRHLALIQNDFRAKEFNIAKREWFKAKWQLYFIRSKSATNNEQTYTIFLDKNGDGNANIGKNMINKDREIAVDLINPDILMNSGQSGVINQNDFKANLKYNIEKTYGISKVLFEGACKGSTRLIFDDYGRLYTPLKNATRTYDKLTSFNNDCIIRLSNNQNEHICIIINPISGYAYIPKFTSHKEQNIILNNKQIFCHNL
- a CDS encoding methyl-accepting chemotaxis protein — encoded protein: MVVTYSIPVFDNGKKFIGVVSGVYNLNTFSKDVLAIGHSESSYAGVYDKEGVIVFHEDKDRMLTKNDLSINIANAVKANPDLIDPTKQETLFYAKDDQGKTQVVTCNQALNPKYMVCSITDESVYTDAVNKVLFQQIIIALIAIAVALLLVRFAIIKNLKPIAVITTGLNSFFDFINHKTKDSAMIDVKTNDELGAMAKAINENITKTKNALEQDAKAVEQSVDTAKEIEGGNLTARITAIPANPQLVELKNVLNEMLNVLEQKVGSNMNEINRVFDSYKALDFTTEVKNAKGGVEVTTNVLGQEIVAMLRQSSEFASLLADESGKLQSAVKNLTDSSSSQASSLEETAAALEEITSSMQNVSHKTSEVIAQSEEIKNVTSIIGDIADQINLLALNAAIEAARAGEHGRGFAVVADEVRNLAERTQKSLGEIEANTNILVQSINEMGESIKEQTTGITQINDAVAQIDHVTQENLKIAKDSAAISDNVNKIANDILEDARKKKF
- a CDS encoding major outer membrane protein, which codes for MKLVKLSLVAALAAGAFSAANAVSLEEAIKDVDVSGMFRYRFESDRQEIGNAVQAEGYNNTKENKHRFKSQLNFKAALDDNFKAFVQFQYSTNEAGFGTGNQTVTNKTFNVQQAYLEYTNEAYATNVTFGKMEVGSIWTDDLVGTGAKVVNTSIEGLTFAGYWFDSFNAEDDGDTAIEDGINMAKSSLYGAAVLGDFDPFAFQLWAAYSNNYAFLYAIDASYKFAFNDANFKIQGQYLGNSVDSDTEKRLNADNSNFYAAQIQANISAFDFQAGVVGYGEKDKNTIVVLEDKGRVIAPGEQIFYSDGSKLTGDMGENFFYFAGLGYTFAETVRVGFDYIGGKTEYAAGIPDTDKNEYIARVSYKYSPKLTFSGFYSYLTEDNHNGVKDQDADDQFIRLEALYKF
- a CDS encoding YaaA family protein — protein: MKILFSPSESKSKTNSQTCINENSFVFSNLYSKRLEVLTKYKNHIKQCSESELEKFFGIKDKNEMQELTQDIITKDTIKAIQRYNGVAFDYLDYENLSEVSREYIDVNVLIFSNLFGPILAKDLIPYYKLKQGEKIKDFNIEKFYKDNFSDEIDKFLENELIIDLRAKFYEKFYTIKRPFLTLTFLKNSKTLSHFAKAYRGKMLRILANKNIHSKEALLENLPNDLKIKEIKIQGLKEEIILDIVS